Proteins encoded together in one Pseudomonas sp. ADAK13 window:
- the gspF gene encoding type II secretion system inner membrane protein GspF — translation MNRYRYEAADATGKLESGHLEADSQSGAFAHLRSRGLTALRVQIENNTPPAGGSSLFSAKLSDNDLAWATRQLASLLGASLPLEAALSATVEQAEKKHIAQTLSAVRADVRSGMRLADALAARPRDFPSIYRALIAAGEESGDLAQVMERLADYIEERNNLRGKILTAFIYPGVVGLVSIGIVIFLLSYVVPQVVSAFSQARQDLPGLTLAMLNASDFIRAWGWLCFAGIVGGFWGWRLYLRNPVARLSWHSRVLRLPLIGRFVLGLNTARFASTLAILGGAGVPLLRALEAARQTLSNDRLSQCVTDATAKVREGVNLAPALAVEKVFPPVLIHLIASGEKTGSLPPMLERAAQTLSRDIERRAMGMTALLEPLMIVVMGAVVLVIVMAVLLPIIEINQLVT, via the coding sequence ATGAACCGATACCGCTACGAAGCCGCCGACGCCACCGGCAAGCTGGAGTCCGGGCACCTTGAGGCAGACAGCCAGAGCGGCGCCTTTGCCCACCTGCGCAGCCGTGGCCTCACGGCCTTGCGGGTGCAGATCGAGAACAACACCCCGCCAGCCGGCGGTAGCAGTCTGTTCAGCGCCAAGCTCTCGGACAACGACCTGGCGTGGGCCACGCGGCAGCTGGCGAGCCTGCTTGGTGCGAGCCTGCCACTGGAGGCGGCGTTGAGCGCCACGGTGGAGCAAGCCGAGAAAAAACACATCGCCCAGACCCTGAGCGCGGTGCGTGCCGACGTGCGCAGCGGCATGCGCCTGGCCGATGCATTGGCCGCGCGGCCGCGGGATTTTCCGTCGATCTACCGGGCGCTGATCGCGGCGGGGGAGGAGTCCGGCGACCTGGCCCAGGTCATGGAGCGCCTGGCCGATTACATCGAGGAACGCAACAACCTGCGAGGCAAGATTCTCACCGCGTTTATCTACCCGGGCGTGGTGGGGCTGGTGTCCATCGGCATCGTGATTTTCCTGCTGAGCTACGTGGTGCCCCAAGTGGTCAGTGCGTTTTCCCAGGCCCGTCAGGACCTGCCGGGGCTGACCCTGGCGATGCTCAATGCCAGTGACTTTATCCGCGCCTGGGGCTGGTTGTGTTTTGCCGGAATCGTGGGCGGTTTCTGGGGCTGGCGCCTGTACCTGCGCAACCCCGTGGCACGGTTGAGCTGGCACAGTCGCGTGCTGCGCTTGCCGCTGATCGGGCGCTTTGTATTGGGGTTGAATACCGCACGGTTTGCCTCGACCCTGGCGATTCTCGGCGGCGCCGGTGTGCCGTTGTTGCGTGCCCTGGAAGCGGCGCGCCAGACCCTGTCCAACGACCGCCTGAGCCAGTGCGTCACCGACGCCACCGCCAAGGTGCGCGAGGGCGTCAACCTGGCCCCGGCGCTGGCGGTGGAAAAGGTCTTCCCGCCGGTGCTGATCCACCTGATCGCCAGCGGCGAAAAGACCGGCTCGTTGCCGCCGATGCTGGAGCGTGCGGCGCAAACCTTGTCGCGGGATATCGAGCGTCGGGCGATGGGCATGACTGCGTTGCTGGAGCCATTGATGATCGTGGTGATGGGCGCCGTGGTGTTGGTCATCGTCATGGCGGTGCTGCTGCCGATCATCGAAATCAACCAGCTGGTGACCTGA
- a CDS encoding substrate-binding domain-containing protein produces MFKRNVLAVSMTLAALCSAQAAMADVNGGGATLPQPLYQTAGVLTAGFAPYIGVGSGNGKAAFLNNDYSKLDATVTGKNVHWAGSDSKLSSTELSNYVSAHGSAWGPLIQVPSVATSVAIPFNKAGVAGKTVNLSVNDLCGVFSGRLTTWNLIPDSGRTGPITVIYRKENSGTTELFTRFLNAKCSPALEGGTFAVTQAFGSSFSGGLPAGALNPLQQANPAGGFYADTSAGVMSTLNAADGRITYMSPDYAAATLAGLDDATKVATVAGVSPAPGNVSAAIGAVAVPAIANRTLPNNWVPVFAATTSATDPSVVAYPSTGYPILGFTNVVFSQCYANADQTSQVRTFFTRHYNTNAFSSNDTAIRNNRFVPLPTTWKTAINDTFLSAGSDLSIGKSNICNGIGRPL; encoded by the coding sequence ATGTTTAAGCGCAACGTTCTCGCGGTATCCATGACCCTCGCTGCACTGTGCTCGGCCCAGGCTGCAATGGCTGACGTCAACGGCGGCGGCGCCACCCTGCCACAACCGCTGTACCAGACTGCCGGCGTATTGACTGCCGGTTTCGCCCCGTACATCGGCGTGGGCAGCGGCAACGGCAAGGCTGCTTTCCTGAACAACGACTACAGCAAGCTGGACGCCACCGTCACCGGCAAGAACGTGCACTGGGCAGGCAGCGATTCCAAGCTGTCTTCTACCGAGCTGAGCAACTACGTGTCTGCCCATGGTTCTGCCTGGGGCCCGCTGATCCAAGTGCCTTCGGTGGCCACTTCGGTTGCCATTCCGTTCAACAAGGCCGGTGTGGCGGGTAAAACCGTCAACCTCAGTGTCAACGATCTGTGCGGTGTATTCTCGGGTCGTCTGACTACCTGGAACCTGATCCCGGACTCCGGCCGTACCGGCCCGATCACCGTGATCTATCGCAAAGAAAACAGCGGCACCACCGAGCTGTTCACGCGCTTCCTGAACGCCAAGTGCAGCCCGGCCCTGGAAGGCGGCACCTTCGCCGTGACTCAGGCCTTCGGCAGCAGCTTCTCCGGCGGCTTGCCGGCCGGCGCACTTAACCCATTGCAACAAGCCAACCCGGCCGGTGGTTTCTACGCCGACACCAGCGCTGGCGTAATGAGCACGCTGAACGCTGCTGACGGCCGCATCACTTACATGAGCCCGGATTACGCGGCCGCTACCCTGGCCGGTCTGGATGACGCCACCAAGGTGGCAACCGTCGCCGGTGTTTCGCCTGCTCCAGGCAACGTGTCGGCGGCAATCGGCGCGGTGGCTGTACCTGCCATCGCCAACCGTACCCTGCCCAACAACTGGGTCCCAGTGTTTGCGGCTACCACCAGCGCTACCGACCCAAGCGTCGTCGCCTACCCAAGCACCGGTTACCCAATCCTGGGCTTCACCAACGTGGTGTTCAGCCAGTGCTACGCCAACGCTGACCAGACCTCCCAGGTCCGCACGTTCTTCACCCGTCATTACAACACCAACGCGTTCAGCAGCAACGATACGGCTATCCGCAATAACCGCTTCGTGCCACTGCCAACCACCTGGAAAACCGCAATCAACGACACCTTCCTCAGCGCTGGCAGCGACCTGAGCATCGGCAAGTCGAACATCTGCAACGGTATTGGTCGTCCGCTGTAA